In Elusimicrobiota bacterium, a genomic segment contains:
- the add gene encoding adenosine deaminase translates to MSSTTKKSASAVGKKNPDFFRTLPKVEAHSHLDGALRPELVLRLAKEQGHPLAEKSLEEIAKIVVVSSARDSLKEVLDAFFTIYPLLKVPAAMEEAAYEACRQANNDHALYFETRFAPSLMAGERFGMDEILDGALKGLARGRKDFGVSSGVIITMLRDHPLKENEAMFQLACRYKDKGVVGLDLANHESASSFDDYADFYREAKRQGLFTTVHAGEVYPSPDLPAVLRVGIDRIGHGVFLPKYPDLLQEVAWRKIPIEVNLTSNVRTAAVKSYQEHPLPKFLELGIPVILNTDDYGIFGIDLTHEYQAAAKELQLSPAELCRIARNGIDTLFCSDERKTECRRLFDQQSAGLCF, encoded by the coding sequence ATGAGTTCGACGACAAAAAAATCGGCGTCCGCCGTTGGAAAAAAGAACCCGGATTTTTTTAGAACCCTGCCCAAAGTCGAGGCGCATTCCCATCTCGACGGCGCCTTAAGGCCCGAACTCGTTTTGAGATTGGCCAAGGAGCAAGGCCATCCGTTGGCTGAAAAATCCTTGGAAGAAATCGCCAAAATCGTCGTTGTTTCTTCAGCGCGCGATTCGTTAAAAGAAGTTTTGGACGCTTTTTTTACGATTTACCCTCTTCTTAAAGTCCCCGCAGCCATGGAAGAAGCGGCCTATGAAGCCTGCCGTCAGGCCAACAATGACCATGCCCTTTATTTTGAGACGCGTTTTGCGCCGTCTTTGATGGCCGGCGAACGCTTCGGTATGGATGAAATTCTTGACGGCGCGTTAAAGGGCCTGGCTCGAGGCCGCAAGGATTTCGGGGTTTCAAGCGGCGTCATCATCACCATGCTCAGGGATCATCCCCTCAAGGAAAACGAAGCCATGTTTCAATTGGCTTGCCGTTATAAGGATAAGGGCGTGGTCGGTTTGGATTTGGCCAATCATGAATCCGCGTCAAGCTTCGATGATTATGCGGATTTTTATCGGGAAGCCAAACGGCAAGGGTTGTTTACCACCGTGCACGCGGGTGAGGTCTATCCGAGCCCTGATTTGCCTGCCGTCCTGCGCGTGGGCATCGACCGCATCGGCCACGGCGTTTTTCTGCCGAAATATCCGGATTTGCTTCAGGAAGTCGCCTGGCGCAAAATCCCCATTGAGGTCAACCTTACCTCGAACGTGAGGACCGCTGCGGTCAAAAGTTATCAGGAGCACCCGTTGCCGAAATTCCTTGAACTCGGCATTCCCGTGATTTTAAATACCGATGATTACGGCATTTTCGGCATTGACTTGACGCATGAATATCAGGCCGCGGCCAAGGAGCTGCAATTGAGCCCGGCTGAGCTTTGCCGTATCGCCAGAAACGGCATTGACACGCTTTTTTGTTCCGACGAACGAAAAACCGAATGCCGTCGACTTTTTGACCAACAAAGCGCCGGACTTTGCTTTTGA
- a CDS encoding NAD(P)-dependent oxidoreductase, which produces MVKLVTGGAGYLGSHLAKKLLKQGERVRVLDIARTKYLPPEVEFVEGDIRDRRVVAKAMEDADVVFHLAFIQSFSRRPEREKWEIDIGGTRHMLEAALEVGVRRFVHTSTIEIYGTRPPFPCTEDAPTDDPVGWYGRHKLETEWLCGLFMKQGLAVTMLRLPTICGPGHYNHGPMLDLMDRILAGKPVAVAGDGKIYGSFVGYEDALDAYCLAAAKGEAVGEAFNVAAAEPATHREVLQAMIEAVGSRSTIVGIPRFLVGPALRVLRAAGLWSLPDYQTGYILNHNCYAIDKAKRLLGFSPKWSTAQAAAELIKSYAVDRHYVRQRNRNY; this is translated from the coding sequence ATGGTTAAGCTTGTTACCGGCGGCGCCGGCTACCTGGGCAGCCATCTGGCCAAAAAATTGCTCAAACAAGGCGAGCGCGTCCGGGTATTGGATATCGCGCGGACCAAATATCTGCCCCCGGAAGTCGAATTCGTCGAGGGGGACATCAGGGACAGAAGAGTCGTCGCCAAGGCGATGGAAGATGCGGATGTTGTTTTTCATCTCGCGTTCATTCAGTCCTTTTCCCGGCGTCCTGAACGGGAAAAATGGGAAATCGACATCGGCGGCACGCGCCATATGCTTGAGGCCGCCCTTGAAGTCGGCGTCCGGCGTTTCGTCCATACGTCAACCATTGAAATTTACGGAACACGGCCGCCGTTTCCCTGCACCGAAGACGCGCCGACGGATGATCCGGTGGGTTGGTATGGCCGCCATAAACTTGAGACCGAGTGGTTGTGCGGTTTGTTCATGAAGCAAGGCTTGGCGGTCACCATGTTGCGTTTGCCCACGATTTGCGGCCCCGGACACTACAATCACGGCCCCATGCTTGATCTTATGGACAGGATTTTGGCCGGCAAACCGGTTGCCGTAGCGGGCGATGGAAAAATTTACGGCAGTTTCGTCGGTTACGAGGATGCGCTTGATGCTTATTGCCTGGCTGCGGCCAAGGGTGAGGCGGTGGGCGAAGCTTTTAATGTGGCCGCAGCCGAGCCCGCGACTCACCGGGAAGTGTTACAAGCGATGATTGAGGCCGTCGGCAGCCGTTCAACAATCGTCGGCATTCCGCGTTTCCTGGTCGGCCCCGCCTTGCGCGTTTTGCGCGCCGCGGGCCTGTGGTCGCTGCCTGATTATCAAACCGGTTATATCCTTAATCACAATTGCTACGCCATTGACAAGGCTAAAAGGCTGTTGGGTTTTTCGCCTAAATGGTCGACGGCTCAGGCCGCGGCCGAGCTGATTAAATCTTATGC